A section of the Candidatus Delongbacteria bacterium genome encodes:
- a CDS encoding proline dehydrogenase family protein, giving the protein MIKSLIAGILPYMPQSLVWIFSKKYIAGKSLDDAIKVCKDLNNNNTMVTIDLLGEFITDIKQAEENKNEYLKIIERCEKEKISGNYSLKPTMFGLLLDEEKCYTYIREIVEKAASFGNFVRVDMEDSPCTDMEIKLFRRFKNEFPKNVGLVLQAYLKRTFSDITNMLDMNNKEVPLNYRLCKGIYIEPEAIAFKDYDEINKHYLEDLEYMFINNIYPGIATHDKFLVEGAKKLIEKYNVPKDKYEFQMLYGVTPSLRNSIVGEGHRMRVYVPFGEQWFAYSVRRLKENPNMVWHIIKALFFRG; this is encoded by the coding sequence ATGATTAAAAGTTTAATTGCTGGTATTCTGCCATATATGCCTCAAAGTTTAGTGTGGATTTTCTCAAAAAAATATATCGCTGGAAAATCACTTGATGATGCGATAAAAGTTTGTAAAGATCTGAACAATAATAATACGATGGTAACTATTGATCTTTTAGGTGAGTTTATTACAGATATTAAACAGGCCGAAGAAAATAAAAATGAGTATTTAAAGATAATTGAGCGTTGTGAAAAGGAAAAAATAAGCGGTAATTATTCGTTAAAACCTACTATGTTTGGTCTCTTATTGGATGAAGAAAAATGTTACACTTATATACGTGAAATTGTTGAAAAAGCAGCATCATTTGGCAATTTTGTAAGAGTTGACATGGAAGATTCGCCTTGTACAGATATGGAAATTAAACTTTTTAGAAGATTTAAAAATGAATTTCCAAAAAATGTTGGACTTGTACTTCAGGCTTACCTTAAACGAACTTTTTCAGACATTACAAATATGCTTGATATGAACAATAAAGAAGTGCCATTAAATTATCGTCTTTGTAAAGGGATATATATTGAACCTGAAGCTATAGCCTTTAAAGATTATGATGAGATCAATAAACACTATTTAGAAGATCTTGAGTATATGTTTATAAATAATATCTATCCTGGAATTGCAACTCATGATAAATTTCTTGTGGAGGGTGCAAAAAAACTTATTGAAAAGTACAATGTACCAAAAGATAAATATGAGTTTCAGATGCTCTACGGTGTGACCCCTAGTTTAAGAAATTCGATAGTAGGCGAAGGACATCGAATGAGAGTTTATGTTCCGTTTGGAGAACAATGGTTTGCATATTCTGTAAGAAGATTGAAGGAAAATCCAAACATGGTATGGCATATAATCAAAGCTTTATTTTTCAGAGGTTAG